A stretch of DNA from Bacteroidales bacterium:
CTGGAAGATAGGCTGGTAAAGAACTTTTTTAAAAACGGATTATTTGAAGGAGAAGCCCCAAAGGATATTTACGGTCATGCCGAAGTTCCTTTCAGGCCGGTGAATACGAAAGTGATCGTGCCGTCAGATGATGAAGTTGCTGTCAACAGCCGTTCACGTAGTGCGAAATTAAGAATTGGCGAACGTTTGTGATCATTAAAAGCGATACCTATGGATGATAAAAGGGTCGAATTTGTCGATGTCAAGAAAGAAAGCGAAGAGTTAAAGGGACGTTCAATCAAGGACTTGTTAAATGGCTCCCTGTTGACCCGTGGTATAATTTTGAAAAATATAGGATTTATTGTATGGTTGACTTTCCTTGGAGTTATATATATAGGGAATCGTTACCATGCCGAACAGGTTGCACGCAACATGAACACCCTTCAGTGGGAAGTAAAGGATCTGCGTGCGGAATCGATCACCACGGCTGCGGAATTAATGAATATCAGCCGGCAGTCACAGGTGGTTCAGATGGTGAAAAATAAACAGATGGATTTAAAAGAATCCGTTGAACCTCCATACAAAATCCAAAAGTAAGACAGGTCGGAGGGAGAACGGATAAAAGAGGTTAAGAACGTGTCTATCAAAAAGGATATATTGTTTCGGATAGCGATTGTTTATTTTCTGGTGGGAATATTAGGCATCGCTATTATTGGTAAAGCAGTATATACACAAGTGTCGGAAGGCGCAGAATTAAAGAAGATGATGGCAAAGAACAGTTTGAAGGACATAACCATTGAACCGAACCGTGGTGACATATTGGCCACGGACGGACGGATATTGGCCACATCGGTTCCGTCATTCGAAATACGTATGGATACACGTGCCACCGGTTTAACCGATGCCATATTTAATTCTAAGATCGATTCGCTGGCACGTTCGCTGGCGAAATTGCCTGGAGGAAAGTCTCCGACGGAATACAAGCGGGATATTGTCAATGCCCGTAAGCGTGGAAACCGTTATTATTTAATTGGTCGCAAGGTCGATTATAATGAACTGAAAGTGATTAAAAAATACCCTATATTCAATCTGGGTCCCAATACCGGAGGGCTGGTGCCTGTACAGGAAAACGTACGGAAACGACCTCACCAGGGACTGGCCGAAAGAACCATCGGTTATCTGACCAAGGAGCCCAATGGGAACTTCCCGGGACTGGAAGGGGCTTATGATGTATACCTTCGTGGAGAAAAAGGGGTAGGGGTCATGCAAAAACTTCCGGGTGGCGCTTTGATGCCTGTGAACGGGATCAATTCAAGTGAACCGAAAGACGGTGGAGATGTCGTTTCTACCATCGATGTCAATATTCAGGATGTGGCGGAAACCAGTTTGCGTAAACGATTGATCCACCACAACGCGCACCATGGGACAGCGGTGGTAATGGAAGTGGCTACCGGTGAAATAAAGGCCATTGTCAATCTTGGTAAAGGAAGGGGTGGTGGATATCATGAAACATATAATTATGCGCTGGGCGAATCCATTGAACCGGGTTCAACGTTCAAACTGATGTCATACATGGTCGCTCTTGAGGACGGCTATATACAACCAACCGACTCCGTCAATAACGGGGCGGGTTCCGCAACCTTCTACGGAAAAAAGGTACACGATGACCAGCGTCGTGCGACATTGGGCTGGCTGACCGTGGAAGAAGCTTTTGCCCATTCGTCCAATGTGAGCATCACAAAGATCATTGATAAGCATTACAGAGGGAAGGAAAAGCAGTTCATCAACCGATTGTATGCCATGAACTTAAATCAGAAATTGGGATTGGAGTTAGGTGGAGAAGGAGAACCGGATATAAAATATCCGGGAAGTACAGGAAGCAGGTATTGGTCGGGACTATCGCTTACCCAAATGGCCTATGGCTATGAAGTTCGTTTGGCACCTATCCATACATTGACCTTCTATAATGCGGTGGCCAACGATGGGAAAATGGTAAAGCCGTTATTCGTGAGGGAATTACGTCAGCATGGTTTTTTAGAACAACGGAAAGATGTGGAAGTGATCAAATCATCCATATCCTCTTCATCAACCATCAATAAAGTAAAAAAGATGATGGAAGCAACGGTTGAATACGGGACTGCCAAACATATTAAGTCTGATTTATACAGTATTGCCGGAAAAACAGGAACCGCACAAATAGCCAACGAGAAATTCGGATACCGGGACAGGAAAAACTATGCTTCATTTGTGGGATATTTTCCGGCTGATAAACCCAAGTATTCCTGTATTGTAGCAATTTATGATCCTGTGGTCAATGGCCGGGGCGGAGGCACAGTAGCCGCTCCTGTATTCCGGGAGATCGCCGATAAAATATATGCCGCAGATCCCGATATGCGTGATGCTTTAAAGCCTGAAAAGCGAGGTGTGATGGTAGATATGCCCTATTCAAAATCAGGATATTTTGCGGATCTGAATTATGTATTCAGGGAATTGAAAATACCTTTTCCTAAAACGTCGTTAGAAAACGGCTGGGTAACCGTTAGTACCAAAGAGACGCAGGTGGAGATAAAAAAACAGGATGTAGAAGAAGATAAAGTGCCTAATGTAGTAGATATGGGCTTAAAAGATGCGCTCTTTTTACTTGAAAAAAGAGGATTACAGGTATCTGTGCGCGGACGTGGAAAAGTAATGTCACAATCCGTTGCCCCGGGAAGTGAAGTGGTTCGTGGACGTACCGTTGTTTTGGAAATGAGTCAATAATGTTGGTGAAATATGAAATTTTTTTGATGTGAAAATACTTGCAGACATCGTTTCAAAAATTCCAGTCATTTCGGTAGTCGGAAATCTTAATGTTCCGATCAAGTCGATTTGTTTTGATTCCCGTAAAACAGCTCCGGGTTGTCTTTTTTTTGCTATCCGGGGAACATCCAGTGATGGGCATGATTACATCCCTGATGTCGTAAAACGTGGGGTATCGGCAATTGTCTGTGAAAAGATGCCCGATGTCGTCCGTCATGGTATCACATATATCATTGTTGGAAGCTCTTCTGAAGCTTTAGGCCTTATCAGCCACGAGTTTTATGATAGCCCTTCGAATCATCTGACCCTCGTAGGCGTAACAGGCACTAACGGGAAAACAACAACAGTTACGTTACTGTACCATCTTTTCCGCACATTAGGCTACAAGACCGGTTTGATTTCGACGGTGGCATATTATGTCAATGACGAAAAGAGTGAAGCATCCCATACTACACCGGATCCTGTCCAATTGAATAAATTACTGCAGCAAATGGTAAAAAAAGGTTGCAGGTACTGTTTTATGGAAGTCAGTTCTCATTCAGTGGTTCAGAACCGTATTGCGGGATTGCATTTTGCAGGAGGTATATTCACCAACCTGACCCATGATCATCTGGATTTTCACCGGACATTTGCCGAATACCTTAAAGCAAAGAAAACCTTTTTCGATCACTTGCCGTCATCTGCTTTTTCCCTGGTGAATAAAGACGACCGCAATGGTCTTGTGATGACGCAAAATACCAGATCTGAGGTAAAGACTTATGCGTTAAAAAATATGGCTGACTTCCGGTGCCGGATAGTAGAGAAACATTTTGACGGAATGTTGCTTCAGGTAGACGGGAAAGAAGTCTGGGTACGTTTTATAGGAGAATTTAATGCATATAATCTTCTGGCTGTATATGCAACAGCCATGCTTCTGGGACGGGAAACACAAGAGGTGTTGACTATATTGAGTACACTATCCCCAGTGGATGGACGATTTGAATTCATCCGTTCGGAAAAGGGGATTACGGCTATTGTCGATTATGCTCATACACCTGATGCATTGGAAAACGTATTAAGGGCCATACACGATATCCTTTCTGATCCTGCCAAACAGGTAATTACCGTAGTGGGTGCCGGAGGAGACCGGGATAAGACCAAACGTCCGGAGATGGCTAAAATAGCTGCAGATAACAGTACCCGTGTGATCCTCACTTCTGATAACCCCCGCAGTGAGGAGCCGGAAAGCATTATCAACGATATGCTTGCAGGCCTGGATGCCGAAGACCGTATTAAAACAATTACGATCACAGATCGTCGGGAAGCCATTCGTGCCGCTTGTATGATGGCGACTCCCGGAGATGTGATATTGGTCGCAGGTAAGGGTCATGAAACATATCAGATAATCAAAGGCGTAAAATCGCATTTTGACGACAGGGAAATAGTACGGGAAGTATTTCAAATACCTAATAAATAAAACAGGAGGAATGTTATATTATCTTTTTACATATTTAGACCAGCATTTTGATTTACCGGGAACCGGAATGTTTAACTATATCTCATTCAGGTCGGCTATGGCATTGATTACATCATTGCTGATCGCCTTGTTTTTTGGTAAAAAGATCATACGTTTCCTGAGAAGAAAACAAGTAGGGGAATCTGTACGTGACCTCGGGCTTGAAGGCCAAATGAGTAAACAGGGAACGCCTACTATGGGCGGGATCATCATTTTGTTGTCGTTGCTGATACCGGTTCTTTTGTTTGGCGATTTATGCAACATATATGTCCTGTTGATGATCATTACAGCAGTATGGCTTGGATTTATCGGGTTCCTTGACGATTATATCAAGGTTTTCAAGAAAGATAAAAAAGGCTTGCATGGGAAATTCAAAATTTTGGGGCAGGTATGCCTGGGCTTGATCGTTGGCCTTACTTTTTATTTTTCGGATGATATCGTTGTTCGTGAACGGGTTCCTGTGGAACAGCCGGCAATTATTCAATCGGCGGATATGCCGGCCCCGGAGAAAGGGTATAAGATGGTAGATATAAAAAGTACTACTACCACGATCCCTTTTGTCAAAGAAAATGAATTCGATTATGCCTGGCTGATCGGATGGATGGGCGAAAAAGCTAAAGACTGGATTTGGTTGGTCATGGTATTGGTCATTATTTTTATTGTGACGGCAGTATCGAACGCCGCCAATATCACTGACGGATTAGACGGATTAACCGCCGGAACATCTTCTATTATAGGGGCAACCCTGGGTATATTGGCTTACCTGTCCGGTAATATCATATTTTCCGACTACCTTAATATAATGTATATACCTTATACGGGAGAATTGGTGATTTTCATCAGTGCATTTATCGGTGCCACAGTCGGATTTTTATGGTACAATACTTATCCGGCCCAGGTTTTTATGGGCGATACGGGAAGTCTTGCTATTGGCGGTATCATAGCCGTATATGCCATTCTTATCCGGAAGGAATTATTGATTCCAGTCTTGTGCGGAATATTCCTTGCCGAAAATATTTCGGTCTTGATGCAGGTCACTTATTTCAAATATACGAAAAAGAAATACGGAGAAGGACGCCGGATCTTTTTAATGGCGCCTTTACACCATCATTACCAGAAAAAAGGATATCCCGAACCGAAAATTGTAACACGTTTCTGGATTGTCGGGATTATTCTGGCAGTTGTTACCATCGCAACATTGAAAATAAGATAACATGAAAAAACTTCTTCAACAATATTAAGTAACCAACATGGATAAAGAACGGATTGTCATATT
This window harbors:
- a CDS encoding transpeptidase family protein, with product MSIKKDILFRIAIVYFLVGILGIAIIGKAVYTQVSEGAELKKMMAKNSLKDITIEPNRGDILATDGRILATSVPSFEIRMDTRATGLTDAIFNSKIDSLARSLAKLPGGKSPTEYKRDIVNARKRGNRYYLIGRKVDYNELKVIKKYPIFNLGPNTGGLVPVQENVRKRPHQGLAERTIGYLTKEPNGNFPGLEGAYDVYLRGEKGVGVMQKLPGGALMPVNGINSSEPKDGGDVVSTIDVNIQDVAETSLRKRLIHHNAHHGTAVVMEVATGEIKAIVNLGKGRGGGYHETYNYALGESIEPGSTFKLMSYMVALEDGYIQPTDSVNNGAGSATFYGKKVHDDQRRATLGWLTVEEAFAHSSNVSITKIIDKHYRGKEKQFINRLYAMNLNQKLGLELGGEGEPDIKYPGSTGSRYWSGLSLTQMAYGYEVRLAPIHTLTFYNAVANDGKMVKPLFVRELRQHGFLEQRKDVEVIKSSISSSSTINKVKKMMEATVEYGTAKHIKSDLYSIAGKTGTAQIANEKFGYRDRKNYASFVGYFPADKPKYSCIVAIYDPVVNGRGGGTVAAPVFREIADKIYAADPDMRDALKPEKRGVMVDMPYSKSGYFADLNYVFRELKIPFPKTSLENGWVTVSTKETQVEIKKQDVEEDKVPNVVDMGLKDALFLLEKRGLQVSVRGRGKVMSQSVAPGSEVVRGRTVVLEMSQ
- a CDS encoding UDP-N-acetylmuramoyl-L-alanyl-D-glutamate--2,6-diaminopimelate ligase, which codes for MKILADIVSKIPVISVVGNLNVPIKSICFDSRKTAPGCLFFAIRGTSSDGHDYIPDVVKRGVSAIVCEKMPDVVRHGITYIIVGSSSEALGLISHEFYDSPSNHLTLVGVTGTNGKTTTVTLLYHLFRTLGYKTGLISTVAYYVNDEKSEASHTTPDPVQLNKLLQQMVKKGCRYCFMEVSSHSVVQNRIAGLHFAGGIFTNLTHDHLDFHRTFAEYLKAKKTFFDHLPSSAFSLVNKDDRNGLVMTQNTRSEVKTYALKNMADFRCRIVEKHFDGMLLQVDGKEVWVRFIGEFNAYNLLAVYATAMLLGRETQEVLTILSTLSPVDGRFEFIRSEKGITAIVDYAHTPDALENVLRAIHDILSDPAKQVITVVGAGGDRDKTKRPEMAKIAADNSTRVILTSDNPRSEEPESIINDMLAGLDAEDRIKTITITDRREAIRAACMMATPGDVILVAGKGHETYQIIKGVKSHFDDREIVREVFQIPNK
- the mraY gene encoding phospho-N-acetylmuramoyl-pentapeptide-transferase produces the protein MLYYLFTYLDQHFDLPGTGMFNYISFRSAMALITSLLIALFFGKKIIRFLRRKQVGESVRDLGLEGQMSKQGTPTMGGIIILLSLLIPVLLFGDLCNIYVLLMIITAVWLGFIGFLDDYIKVFKKDKKGLHGKFKILGQVCLGLIVGLTFYFSDDIVVRERVPVEQPAIIQSADMPAPEKGYKMVDIKSTTTTIPFVKENEFDYAWLIGWMGEKAKDWIWLVMVLVIIFIVTAVSNAANITDGLDGLTAGTSSIIGATLGILAYLSGNIIFSDYLNIMYIPYTGELVIFISAFIGATVGFLWYNTYPAQVFMGDTGSLAIGGIIAVYAILIRKELLIPVLCGIFLAENISVLMQVTYFKYTKKKYGEGRRIFLMAPLHHHYQKKGYPEPKIVTRFWIVGIILAVVTIATLKIR